In Dehalococcoidia bacterium, the sequence TCAAACAGTAGTGGCCCAAAGGTGACTATCACTTCTTTATTAGTTAGACCAATATTTACACCATTTCTAACTGCTTTAAAAATTACTTCATGAGCATCAGAACCAAATGAAGCAAAAAGGATAAAATCAACTTCTTCAATAGATACTAAATCTTTTGAATCAATAAGATTTGAGCCTGGAATATTATATTCTTTTTTTTCTAAATTATCATAATATTTAGGATTTAATTCCAAAACCTGATTTTTATGTTTCTCTAAATTTTTGCCAGCTGTCAATCCTAATATTTCAATTGAGCTTTCATTTCTAAGTACATCAATTGTTTGTTCACCGATAGAACCTGTAGAACCTATTATTACAACTTTTTTCATGTTAAAAAGAATATCCAAAAAAAGAAAGTAAAACTAGGTAAAATTGAATCCAGTCTATCTAATATTCCTCCATGACCATAGAAAATATTTGAAAAATCATCAATACTTAAGATTCTTTTTATTTTTGAAACTGCTAGATCACCTAATATACTTGTAATGACTATTCCTATTGAGGTTATAAATATTATAAATATTCCTATATCATCCAAATAATTTTTACTTAAGAAATAAAGAATAAAAAAGCCAAATAAAAAACCAAATATAACTGAACCTATGTAACCTTCAATAGTTTTATTGGGTGATATTTTCACAAGAAAACTTAGCTTAGATTTCCCAAAAAGTTTACCAAAAATATATCCAAAAGAATCTACAGAAAAAACTTGAAATAGAACAAAGAAAAAATAAAGTTTCCAATTTTCTGTCATATTTTCAATAGCAATAACATGAATAAAAAAAATAATATAAATCAAAATGAATAAATAAAATTTATAATTTCTAGATTTTAGATTATTAATTAGTTGCTTTATTATTTCTAAAAAAAATAATATTAAAGCAGTTAGAACCAAAGGATGAATTGTAAAACCAAGAAATTTTATAAATGAAATAGTGGGTAAAAATTCAAACCCAAGTATCATTACAAATATTCCAACAATTGATGTGATTAATCTTTTTGAACTATTTCTAATTTCCAAAATTTCTTTTCCTTAGGGAATAATTACTAATAATTCTTTCTAAATCATTTATTTTAAAATCAGGCCAAAATTTATCTTCAAAATAAAGCTCAGCATATGCAGCTTGCCAC encodes:
- a CDS encoding phosphatidate cytidylyltransferase; its protein translation is MEIRNSSKRLITSIVGIFVMILGFEFLPTISFIKFLGFTIHPLVLTALILFFLEIIKQLINNLKSRNYKFYLFILIYIIFFIHVIAIENMTENWKLYFFFVLFQVFSVDSFGYIFGKLFGKSKLSFLVKISPNKTIEGYIGSVIFGFLFGFFILYFLSKNYLDDIGIFIIFITSIGIVITSILGDLAVSKIKRILSIDDFSNIFYGHGGILDRLDSILPSFTFFFWIFFLT